The Planctomycetota bacterium sequence ACGCCCTATCGCGCCTCATGAACCTTACGGGATTCGAAGCCGTCGTGGCGCGGGAGCAGGGTCCGATTCCCTGGGGCTATAGCCTTGCGTCGACGGTACGCTGGTGTCTCTGGCAGTTGATCCGCGCGGGGCTCCTGGCGTGGAATCTCGTTGAAACGGGCGATGCGGGAAGCGGGGTGCTTACGCGGATCTTTATAATTTCTGGTCAGAGGGGGCCGTAGAACAAGATTTTCGGCAGAATGCACGAAACGGCATTCTTTACGCGGCGGCGCCCTTTGACCCGTCCCCCAGGAGCGTGCAGAACGGCCCAATTCAGATTCTTGATGATCGCGGGATTGAGATATTCGGTAGCCTTGAAATGGGCAGCACCTGAGACTTCTGAGATCCGTGTCGGTTGACCCTATGACGGTTCTGAATCATCTTATTCGGTGGATTCCTTCTTCCCTTCGATGGCGTATTGGTCGCACCCTTTATATGCATGCCCGGGGAGACATTCCGAACGACATGCGAACTAATGGTGAGCTTTTTCTGCAGCGCCGCGTACTCGACCTGAACCTGCGCAAACCGAACGTTCAGCGACGTCTTGTACTCCTTGACGTGGGGGCGAACCTCGGCGATTGGACTGCATATGCCTTGGCTCATATCGATCGTCATTGGGGCTCCGACTGCCCCGTATCAATAATCGCTTTTGAGCCTGACCCTGCGGCGGCCGAACATCTGAGGCATCGCTTTCAAGCCAGAAGAGAAGTCCGGATCGAACAGATTGCGCTTTCATCACGAAGCGGTACGGCCGCTTTTTTCCGCACCGGGAGCGCACGCGGAACGAATTCACTCTATCCCGCAAGTAACGAACCCCTCGACATTCTTTCCATTCGAACTGAAGCGGTTTCTTCCTATTGTGCAAACAGAGGTATAGACCGCATCGACTTGATGAAGGTGGATGCGGAAGGACACGACTGCGAGGTTATTCTGGGCGCGAAGGAGCTTTTGCAGACGGAACGGATCACGCTCCTTCAATTCGAATACAACCACCGATGGATTTTTGCGCGTCGATTTCTAAAGGACGTTTTCGAAATCATCGGATCCTTACCATATTCCCTCGGCAAGCTTCAATCGGACCACGTGCTGATTTTCGATGCCTGGCATTTCGAACTGGAGCGCTTCTTCGAAGGCAACTATGTTCTGATTCACGAACGCGCCGCTGGATGGCTTCCCGCGCGCAAGCTGGTCTGGGATAAATCGAATACCGCGAAAATACGGTCCTTGGTTTAGCGCGCGAGCGTCGGAAATGCGTGTTCTTTATATCGGACAACTCTGGAAAGGAGGCACGTGCCTCGCACGCGCGGAAGCGCTGCGTGAACATGGCTGGAACGTCATACCGTTCGACATCACCCCTTACCTTAACCACAGATTCACGATTTGGTCTGCCGTCCAGAACAGAT is a genomic window containing:
- a CDS encoding FkbM family methyltransferase; the protein is MTVLNHLIRWIPSSLRWRIGRTLYMHARGDIPNDMRTNGELFLQRRVLDLNLRKPNVQRRLVLLDVGANLGDWTAYALAHIDRHWGSDCPVSIIAFEPDPAAAEHLRHRFQARREVRIEQIALSSRSGTAAFFRTGSARGTNSLYPASNEPLDILSIRTEAVSSYCANRGIDRIDLMKVDAEGHDCEVILGAKELLQTERITLLQFEYNHRWIFARRFLKDVFEIIGSLPYSLGKLQSDHVLIFDAWHFELERFFEGNYVLIHERAAGWLPARKLVWDKSNTAKIRSLV